Proteins encoded within one genomic window of Phototrophicus methaneseepsis:
- a CDS encoding tetratricopeptide repeat protein, which produces MVALRQIQSYLDNRDIKRAENLIAKSLRADPDKEMRASLLLARSRLKLLVQKPDDVLRDVDQAVELLSINPQDRPQIRELIADSLLMRYETALVGFMEKSDLLRAKEHYLEIMGSHPDYENLGWIYYQIGRVSLILTDVEQAETYLRQALFTASHVPELTAYVYERLGFIAFYERRDPIKADMYLTKALDTYPSELPQQWSVQVLLLQTRALRKIDLNRALDTGAEAIELTNSATDKSLHTEALLNQSEILEEYQSRPREVIDILQRFLLHSKNPLGIDVTRSRVYERLANAYMQTHQYIEALDAYHFALQFNPDHPWEHALKYQMAVALFRTGDFEGSRSVILELLNNGEVTPQDRESLLRLLKQIDPASI; this is translated from the coding sequence ATGGTCGCACTTCGGCAAATTCAGTCATATCTTGATAACCGAGATATTAAACGAGCTGAAAATCTCATCGCAAAGTCATTGCGTGCAGACCCTGATAAGGAGATGCGCGCCAGTCTTTTGCTGGCAAGGAGCCGGCTTAAGCTGTTGGTACAAAAGCCTGATGATGTGTTACGTGATGTGGATCAAGCCGTTGAGCTGCTAAGTATTAATCCCCAGGATCGCCCTCAAATACGGGAACTTATCGCTGATAGTCTGTTGATGCGCTATGAGACAGCACTTGTTGGTTTTATGGAAAAATCGGATTTACTGCGTGCAAAAGAACACTATCTCGAGATTATGGGGTCGCATCCAGATTATGAAAACCTGGGTTGGATCTACTATCAGATAGGCCGCGTCTCGTTGATCCTTACTGATGTGGAGCAAGCAGAGACTTACTTACGTCAGGCACTATTTACGGCAAGCCATGTGCCGGAGCTAACGGCTTATGTCTATGAACGGCTTGGGTTCATTGCTTTTTATGAGCGGCGTGATCCTATAAAAGCAGATATGTATCTGACAAAGGCCCTGGATACCTATCCGTCGGAGTTGCCACAGCAGTGGTCTGTGCAGGTTTTACTGTTACAGACCCGCGCCCTGAGGAAAATTGACCTGAATCGCGCACTAGATACAGGCGCTGAAGCGATTGAATTGACGAACTCAGCTACAGATAAGTCATTACACACAGAAGCACTGCTTAACCAGTCGGAAATTCTCGAAGAATATCAAAGCCGTCCAAGAGAAGTCATAGATATTCTTCAGCGGTTTTTGCTACATAGTAAGAACCCACTGGGGATTGATGTGACTCGATCGCGTGTATATGAACGGTTGGCAAATGCCTACATGCAAACGCACCAATACATAGAAGCTTTAGATGCTTACCATTTTGCTTTGCAGTTCAATCCAGACCATCCATGGGAACATGCTCTGAAGTATCAAATGGCAGTTGCATTGTTCCGTACTGGGGATTTTGAAGGATCTAGAAGCGTGATTCTGGAGCTTTTAAATAATGGTGAAGTAACCCCTCAAGACCGCGAATCGTTATTGAGATTGCTTAAACAAATTGACCCCGCTTCTATATAG
- the plsX gene encoding phosphate acyltransferase PlsX, translated as MMRIVVDALGTDNRPEPDVAGAVLAAKEFHVDIILVGPIHRIQKELEKHDTTGMNIEILDAPQEIAMSTKAGDVTRGYEKSSMHVGMQLVKDGKADAFVTMGNTGAAMAIATLSTLRRIPGVKRPALTAIYPIYDHPIIVLDIGANADVKPEWLVQFAEMGSIYARSALSYDPPRVATLSIGEEEGKGNQMLAATQALLQKSEINYVGHIEPKEILTQNAEVIVFDGFVGNVFLKTFESTIRYFTNLLRQEVNKSWRAKLGGLLLRPALNSVRSRLDTNAIGGAPLLGVDGIVIIGHGSSNAEGVKSAINQARKAVLGGTVDMLRQHFASKSNTAGTE; from the coding sequence ATGATGCGAATTGTTGTAGACGCCTTAGGGACAGATAATCGTCCTGAGCCAGATGTCGCGGGCGCGGTACTAGCTGCGAAAGAGTTTCACGTTGATATTATTCTGGTAGGTCCGATCCATCGTATCCAAAAGGAATTAGAAAAACACGATACAACTGGAATGAATATTGAAATTCTGGATGCTCCCCAAGAAATTGCGATGAGCACGAAGGCAGGCGACGTCACGAGAGGCTACGAAAAATCATCTATGCATGTGGGGATGCAACTTGTGAAAGATGGTAAAGCTGATGCCTTTGTGACGATGGGTAATACAGGGGCTGCAATGGCGATCGCGACATTAAGTACATTACGTCGTATTCCCGGGGTAAAGCGCCCAGCGCTTACAGCCATATACCCCATATATGATCATCCGATCATTGTATTGGATATTGGCGCTAATGCAGATGTAAAGCCGGAATGGCTGGTGCAATTTGCAGAAATGGGCAGCATTTATGCACGTAGTGCCCTGTCTTATGATCCGCCGCGTGTTGCGACTTTATCTATTGGTGAAGAAGAAGGTAAAGGCAACCAGATGTTGGCTGCTACACAGGCACTTTTGCAAAAGAGTGAGATTAATTACGTTGGTCATATTGAGCCAAAAGAAATTCTCACGCAAAATGCAGAAGTCATTGTGTTTGATGGATTTGTAGGCAATGTTTTCCTAAAGACATTTGAGAGCACAATCCGCTACTTTACCAACTTACTCCGTCAAGAGGTCAACAAGAGCTGGCGCGCAAAGCTTGGTGGATTGCTATTACGTCCGGCACTGAACAGTGTTCGCAGTCGTCTCGACACGAATGCAATTGGCGGTGCTCCCCTACTGGGTGTTGATGGTATTGTCATCATTGGGCATGGTAGTTCGAATGCGGAAGGTGTGAAGAGCGCTATCAATCAGGCTCGTAAAGCCGTTTTGGGTGGTACAGTGGATATGTTGCGACAACACTTTGCATCTAAAAGCAATACAGCTGGCACAGAATAG